A part of Falco cherrug isolate bFalChe1 chromosome 16, bFalChe1.pri, whole genome shotgun sequence genomic DNA contains:
- the SMIM29 gene encoding small integral membrane protein 29, which yields MSNTTAPTAPGAAGDSLVGYVLGPFLLVTLLGALLAMVMYVQKKRRFDRLRHRLLPMYSYDPAEELQESEQELLVEAEDTWASPGWGGSSSRQPPRGDWKA from the exons ATGAGCAACACCACAGCGCCCACAGCCCCGGGCGCAGCAGGCGACTCACTGGTGGGCTACGTCCTGGGACCCTTCCTCCTCGTCACCCTCCTCGGTGCCCTCCTGGCCATG GTGATGTACGTCCAGAAGAAGCGGAG GTTTGACCGGCTGCGCCACCGGCTGCTGCCCATGTACAGCTACGACCCGGCCGAGGAGCTGCAGGAGTcggagcaggagctgctggtggaggCGGAGGACACCTGG GCGTCGCCCGGCTGGGGGGGTTCCTCATCCCGTCAGCCCCCCCGCGGGGACTGGAAGGCCTGA
- the HMGA1 gene encoding high mobility group protein HMG-I/HMG-Y isoform X5, translating into MSESSAKSSQPLASKGEKDVSEKRGRGRPRKKPQQEPSEAPIPKRPRGRPKGSKNKATPKGRKAAVTPGRKPRGRPKKSQQDEEEVNISQESSEDEQ; encoded by the exons ATGAGCGAATCCAGCGCCAAATCCAGCCAGCCCCTGGCCTCCAAGGGGGAGAAGGACGTGTCGGAGaagaggggccggggccggcccaGGAAGAAGCCACAG CAGGAGCCCAGCGAGGCCCCGATCCCCAAGAGACCCCGTGGACGGCCGAAGGGCAGTAAAAACAAGGCCACCCCGAAAGGCAGG aaagctgcagtcaCACCAGGGAGAAAACCTCGAGGCCGACCCAAAAAATCG cagcaggacgAGGAGGAGGTGAACATTTCCCAGGAATCATCCGAGGACGAGCAGTGA
- the HMGA1 gene encoding high mobility group protein HMG-I/HMG-Y isoform X6 has protein sequence MSESSAKSSQPLASKGEKDVSEKRGRGRPRKKPQEPSEAPIPKRPRGRPKGSKNKATPKGRKAAVTPGRKPRGRPKKSQQDEEEVNISQESSEDEQ, from the exons ATGAGCGAATCCAGCGCCAAATCCAGCCAGCCCCTGGCCTCCAAGGGGGAGAAGGACGTGTCGGAGaagaggggccggggccggcccaGGAAGAAGCCACAG GAGCCCAGCGAGGCCCCGATCCCCAAGAGACCCCGTGGACGGCCGAAGGGCAGTAAAAACAAGGCCACCCCGAAAGGCAGG aaagctgcagtcaCACCAGGGAGAAAACCTCGAGGCCGACCCAAAAAATCG cagcaggacgAGGAGGAGGTGAACATTTCCCAGGAATCATCCGAGGACGAGCAGTGA
- the HMGA1 gene encoding high mobility group protein HMG-I/HMG-Y isoform X3 produces MLCTIAPGLLCICKDACVRAAGRLGNASRTMSESSAKSSQPLASKGEKDVSEKRGRGRPRKKPQQEPSEAPIPKRPRGRPKGSKNKATPKGRKAAVTPGRKPRGRPKKSQDEEEVNISQESSEDEQ; encoded by the exons atGCTTTGCACGATCGCCCCCGGTTTGCTCTGTATTTGCAAGGACGCGTGTGTGCGTGCGGCGGGCCGGCTCGGCAATGCCTCTCG GACGATGAGCGAATCCAGCGCCAAATCCAGCCAGCCCCTGGCCTCCAAGGGGGAGAAGGACGTGTCGGAGaagaggggccggggccggcccaGGAAGAAGCCACAG CAGGAGCCCAGCGAGGCCCCGATCCCCAAGAGACCCCGTGGACGGCCGAAGGGCAGTAAAAACAAGGCCACCCCGAAAGGCAGG aaagctgcagtcaCACCAGGGAGAAAACCTCGAGGCCGACCCAAAAAATCG caggacgAGGAGGAGGTGAACATTTCCCAGGAATCATCCGAGGACGAGCAGTGA
- the HMGA1 gene encoding high mobility group protein HMG-I/HMG-Y isoform X1 has product MLCTIAPGLLCICKDACVRAAGRLGNASRTMSESSAKSSQPLASKGEKDVSEKRGRGRPRKKPQQEPSEAPIPKRPRGRPKGSKNKATPKGRKAAVTPGRKPRGRPKKSQQDEEEVNISQESSEDEQ; this is encoded by the exons atGCTTTGCACGATCGCCCCCGGTTTGCTCTGTATTTGCAAGGACGCGTGTGTGCGTGCGGCGGGCCGGCTCGGCAATGCCTCTCG GACGATGAGCGAATCCAGCGCCAAATCCAGCCAGCCCCTGGCCTCCAAGGGGGAGAAGGACGTGTCGGAGaagaggggccggggccggcccaGGAAGAAGCCACAG CAGGAGCCCAGCGAGGCCCCGATCCCCAAGAGACCCCGTGGACGGCCGAAGGGCAGTAAAAACAAGGCCACCCCGAAAGGCAGG aaagctgcagtcaCACCAGGGAGAAAACCTCGAGGCCGACCCAAAAAATCG cagcaggacgAGGAGGAGGTGAACATTTCCCAGGAATCATCCGAGGACGAGCAGTGA
- the HMGA1 gene encoding high mobility group protein HMG-I/HMG-Y isoform X4, with product MLCTIAPGLLCICKDACVRAAGRLGNASRTMSESSAKSSQPLASKGEKDVSEKRGRGRPRKKPQEPSEAPIPKRPRGRPKGSKNKATPKGRKAAVTPGRKPRGRPKKSQDEEEVNISQESSEDEQ from the exons atGCTTTGCACGATCGCCCCCGGTTTGCTCTGTATTTGCAAGGACGCGTGTGTGCGTGCGGCGGGCCGGCTCGGCAATGCCTCTCG GACGATGAGCGAATCCAGCGCCAAATCCAGCCAGCCCCTGGCCTCCAAGGGGGAGAAGGACGTGTCGGAGaagaggggccggggccggcccaGGAAGAAGCCACAG GAGCCCAGCGAGGCCCCGATCCCCAAGAGACCCCGTGGACGGCCGAAGGGCAGTAAAAACAAGGCCACCCCGAAAGGCAGG aaagctgcagtcaCACCAGGGAGAAAACCTCGAGGCCGACCCAAAAAATCG caggacgAGGAGGAGGTGAACATTTCCCAGGAATCATCCGAGGACGAGCAGTGA
- the HMGA1 gene encoding high mobility group protein HMG-I/HMG-Y isoform X2 — MLCTIAPGLLCICKDACVRAAGRLGNASRTMSESSAKSSQPLASKGEKDVSEKRGRGRPRKKPQEPSEAPIPKRPRGRPKGSKNKATPKGRKAAVTPGRKPRGRPKKSQQDEEEVNISQESSEDEQ; from the exons atGCTTTGCACGATCGCCCCCGGTTTGCTCTGTATTTGCAAGGACGCGTGTGTGCGTGCGGCGGGCCGGCTCGGCAATGCCTCTCG GACGATGAGCGAATCCAGCGCCAAATCCAGCCAGCCCCTGGCCTCCAAGGGGGAGAAGGACGTGTCGGAGaagaggggccggggccggcccaGGAAGAAGCCACAG GAGCCCAGCGAGGCCCCGATCCCCAAGAGACCCCGTGGACGGCCGAAGGGCAGTAAAAACAAGGCCACCCCGAAAGGCAGG aaagctgcagtcaCACCAGGGAGAAAACCTCGAGGCCGACCCAAAAAATCG cagcaggacgAGGAGGAGGTGAACATTTCCCAGGAATCATCCGAGGACGAGCAGTGA